A stretch of the Bacillus thuringiensis genome encodes the following:
- a CDS encoding 4-fold beta flower protein, producing the protein MNPLYTKNCDLVAWLNDDKRHIFDINMNWIAFVSGSNVFSAQDVKWLGPIKNITLFDTNGQAILWNPNSPIGSMSTPITPYKPYIPNKPYKPYTPYTPRIPHTPRTPMNGWSTLTFSEWADI; encoded by the coding sequence ATGAACCCTTTGTATACTAAAAACTGCGATTTAGTAGCCTGGTTAAATGATGATAAACGTCATATATTTGATATAAATATGAATTGGATAGCTTTTGTAAGTGGTAGTAATGTATTCTCTGCACAAGATGTTAAATGGCTAGGTCCTATCAAAAACATTACTTTGTTTGATACTAACGGTCAGGCAATTTTATGGAATCCAAATTCTCCTATTGGATCTATGAGTACACCGATAACACCATATAAACCTTACATTCCAAATAAACCATATAAGCCATATACGCCATATACACCACGTATCCCACATACTCCACGTACACCTATGAATGGATGGTCAACATTAACATTTAGTGAATGGGCCGATATTTAA
- a CDS encoding helix-turn-helix transcriptional regulator has protein sequence MENIIRILRKEQKLSQEDLAKLCRVSRQTINAIENNKYDPTLELAFNLAKSLGVTVDQLFIKSR, from the coding sequence ATGGAGAACATAATTCGTATTTTACGTAAAGAGCAAAAGCTTTCCCAAGAAGATTTAGCTAAATTATGTCGTGTTTCAAGACAAACGATTAATGCGATTGAGAATAACAAATATGATCCTACATTGGAACTTGCTTTTAATTTAGCTAAATCCCTTGGTGTAACAGTTGATCAATTATTTATTAAATCTAGATAA
- a CDS encoding HU family DNA-binding protein codes for MNKTELTRIVAEKAKLTHKDAAAATQVVLDTITNALANGEKVQILGFGTFEVRERSARTGRNPQTGEEMQIAASKAPAFKAGKELKAAVK; via the coding sequence ATGAATAAGACAGAATTAACAAGAATAGTAGCAGAAAAAGCAAAACTTACACATAAGGATGCAGCTGCAGCAACACAAGTAGTTTTAGATACAATAACAAATGCGCTAGCAAATGGGGAAAAAGTACAAATTCTTGGTTTTGGTACATTTGAAGTACGTGAAAGATCTGCACGTACAGGACGAAACCCACAAACAGGTGAAGAAATGCAAATCGCCGCTTCAAAGGCACCTGCTTTTAAAGCTGGAAAAGAATTAAAAGCAGCAGTGAAATAA
- a CDS encoding ribbon-helix-helix domain-containing protein, protein MTKKKQYKVVNRTQVSTTLANNLNEKLVRLSIDTGIAKTKLLEQAVSLLLLFQSNSTKLLLVS, encoded by the coding sequence ATGACTAAGAAGAAGCAGTATAAGGTAGTGAATAGAACACAAGTATCTACAACATTAGCCAATAATCTGAATGAAAAATTAGTAAGACTTAGTATTGACACTGGTATAGCTAAAACAAAATTATTAGAACAGGCAGTTTCTTTACTGCTACTCTTTCAGTCTAATTCCACAAAGCTTTTATTGGTGAGCTAA
- a CDS encoding AbrB/MazE/SpoVT family DNA-binding domain-containing protein — translation MKSTGVTRKVDELGRIVLPKELRTTLGIAEKDPIEIFVEDEKIILKKYKSYDACVVTGDISDRNISLANGQIVLSAEGAKLLIKEIQQQLVK, via the coding sequence ATGAAATCAACAGGTGTTACAAGAAAAGTAGATGAATTAGGGCGAATTGTTCTTCCGAAAGAGTTAAGAACAACGTTAGGAATTGCAGAAAAAGATCCTATAGAAATATTTGTAGAAGATGAAAAGATCATTTTAAAAAAATACAAATCCTACGATGCTTGTGTAGTAACTGGTGATATTTCAGATAGAAATATATCATTAGCAAATGGTCAAATTGTTCTTAGTGCTGAAGGGGCTAAACTTTTAATTAAAGAGATTCAACAGCAATTAGTCAAATAA
- a CDS encoding tyrosine-type recombinase/integrase, which yields MNIINYVHNNQIVKSKSDFFDSSHFEKIMGIGIRNVDYSKLSEESLVYLFLHDEPSLTKKRSERTKKLYLVDLSHFLRYIKETIGTIRELSHNEMEIYFYKLSKQYAATTLRRKKSVVQQFLKYIYENQGLTDDYSSRLKKVSVKKEELVNRDLLPEEVNQILDALKKSNYFVYVAFFLLTTTGLRIEEIANAKWADLSYHPELGVHLLRVIGKGNKTREVRIFEDVLDEVFHLRQLRKQTSELDISSTSAFLPKADGSHYRADYLSKYVAEKIEQTNLSFLRYRKDRITAHTCRHFLANYLMGKGIELKKIRDYLGHESIMTTERYLRERTKRQNMATIDIGSSLF from the coding sequence TTGAATATTATAAATTACGTACATAATAATCAAATAGTGAAATCAAAATCAGACTTTTTTGATAGCAGCCATTTTGAAAAAATTATGGGAATAGGCATCCGAAATGTAGATTATTCAAAATTAAGTGAAGAATCGCTGGTTTACTTATTTTTACACGACGAACCCTCATTAACTAAAAAAAGAAGTGAAAGAACAAAAAAATTATATCTTGTCGATCTTTCACATTTTCTTCGATACATAAAAGAAACTATCGGAACCATTCGTGAATTATCACATAATGAAATGGAAATCTATTTCTATAAACTAAGTAAGCAATACGCTGCCACTACATTACGTCGTAAAAAATCAGTTGTTCAGCAGTTTCTTAAGTATATCTATGAGAATCAAGGACTTACTGATGACTATAGTAGTCGCCTAAAAAAAGTATCTGTGAAAAAGGAAGAGTTAGTAAATCGAGACCTGCTTCCGGAAGAAGTGAATCAGATATTAGACGCATTAAAAAAATCCAACTATTTTGTTTACGTGGCATTTTTTTTACTTACTACAACAGGCCTCCGAATTGAGGAAATCGCAAATGCAAAATGGGCCGATCTCTCCTATCATCCTGAATTAGGTGTTCACCTCTTACGAGTAATCGGAAAAGGTAATAAGACTAGGGAAGTTCGTATCTTTGAAGATGTGCTTGACGAGGTATTTCATCTGCGTCAATTACGAAAACAAACAAGTGAGTTAGATATTTCTAGTACATCCGCTTTTTTACCTAAAGCTGATGGTTCTCATTACAGAGCTGATTATTTATCAAAATATGTAGCTGAAAAAATTGAACAAACAAATTTATCGTTTCTACGTTATCGTAAAGATAGAATTACTGCCCATACTTGTAGACATTTCTTAGCAAATTACCTAATGGGAAAAGGTATCGAACTAAAAAAAATACGTGACTATTTAGGACACGAGTCTATTATGACAACAGAACGTTATTTAAGGGAACGTACAAAGCGACAAAATATGGCCACAATAGATATAGGAAGTTCTTTATTCTAG
- a CDS encoding transposase, whose protein sequence is MTSLRLKILHEIHNLEDTHCSICPLNNLSVNCTDEQEQAKQAKQRNYKHCKGCPIFDSIREKGEQLNSLSKKSTFNKVRERYMENPFKYLQYKEYSITDVVKETGLTKYQLRKFKQQLE, encoded by the coding sequence GTGACTAGTCTTCGTCTGAAAATTTTACATGAAATCCATAATTTAGAAGATACTCATTGTTCAATTTGCCCTCTGAACAACCTATCAGTGAATTGTACAGATGAGCAAGAACAGGCAAAACAGGCAAAACAGAGAAACTACAAACATTGTAAAGGTTGTCCCATTTTTGATTCCATCCGAGAGAAAGGAGAGCAATTGAATTCTTTATCGAAAAAGAGTACATTTAATAAGGTACGAGAACGTTATATGGAGAATCCATTTAAGTATCTGCAGTATAAGGAGTACTCAATTACAGATGTAGTAAAAGAAACAGGTTTAACAAAGTATCAACTAAGAAAATTTAAACAACAGCTAGAATGA
- a CDS encoding helix-turn-helix domain-containing protein, whose product MDYLSLEEVCDRVGLTKNQLGYLIKYKHIEPINLTTWKADGGYRFEQEDVKKLEELYKDSLTLKEAAEFLNKSKTYVHNAAKDGILPFKEIAKGKSTERLYLKKDLEIFKERIENRSKEESKEKKQHLSLYLDEKVVEAIKKKAAKKGYNGYKKFAEDILSAEVKEDIEE is encoded by the coding sequence ATGGACTATTTATCTTTAGAAGAGGTATGCGATAGGGTAGGTTTAACAAAAAATCAATTAGGCTATTTAATTAAGTATAAACACATCGAACCTATCAATCTGACTACCTGGAAAGCAGATGGCGGATATCGCTTTGAGCAAGAAGATGTAAAAAAGTTAGAGGAATTATACAAAGACTCTTTAACATTAAAAGAAGCAGCTGAATTTCTAAATAAGTCTAAGACTTACGTTCATAATGCCGCTAAAGACGGGATATTGCCCTTTAAAGAGATTGCTAAAGGGAAATCCACTGAACGATTGTACTTAAAGAAGGATTTGGAAATTTTCAAAGAAAGAATTGAAAACAGATCAAAAGAGGAATCGAAAGAAAAAAAGCAGCATTTAAGTCTCTATCTTGATGAAAAGGTAGTAGAAGCAATAAAGAAAAAGGCTGCAAAGAAAGGGTATAATGGCTACAAGAAGTTTGCTGAAGACATTTTATCCGCAGAAGTAAAAGAAGACATAGAAGAATAG
- a CDS encoding ankyrin repeat domain-containing protein: MIQLIGYDTKLLNAKTSFGTWLHIAAKKGNFDIVKFLVEEGIDIDARGGTFDSSALNLAAGSSYLDIVKYLVRAGAELDVSLAKRNPLFGAIYGGHKNVVEFLSEKGIDISIRYTGENIKNMNAYEYAIEFGKAEIAEYLIR, translated from the coding sequence ATGATACAATTAATAGGTTATGATACTAAACTTTTAAATGCAAAGACTTCATTTGGAACATGGTTGCACATAGCTGCGAAAAAAGGAAATTTTGATATAGTTAAATTTCTAGTCGAGGAAGGTATAGATATTGATGCTAGGGGAGGAACATTTGATTCTTCCGCATTAAACTTGGCTGCAGGATCAAGCTATTTGGATATAGTAAAGTATTTAGTAAGAGCCGGTGCAGAATTAGATGTGAGCTTAGCAAAAAGAAATCCTTTATTTGGAGCTATTTATGGTGGGCATAAAAATGTAGTTGAGTTTCTGAGTGAAAAGGGTATAGATATTTCGATTAGATATACTGGAGAGAATATTAAGAACATGAATGCCTATGAATATGCTATAGAATTTGGGAAAGCAGAAATCGCTGAATATTTAATACGATAA
- a CDS encoding pesticidial crystal protein, translated as MFTSGTKNTLKIETTDYEIDQAAISIECMSDEHSPKEKMMLWNEVKRAKQLSQSRNLLPNGNFGDFSGNDWTFSNDIIIGSNNPIFKGNFLQMRGARDIYGTIFPTYIYQKIDESKLKPYTRYRVRGFVESSKDLKLMVTRYGKEIDAIMDVPNDLSYMQPSPSCGDYRCETSSQYVSQGGYPTLTDGYALDMYACPSSSDKKHVMCHDRHPFDFHIDTGEVDTNTNVGIDVLFKISNPDGYATVGNLEVIEEGPLTGEALAHVKQKEKKWKQHMEKKRWETQQAYDPAKQAVDTLFTNEQELHYHITLDHIQNADRLVQSIPYVYHAWLPDAPGMNNDLYTGLHARIAQARYLYDARNVITNGDFTQGLTGWHATGKAAVQQMDGSSVLVLSNWSAGVSQNLHAQNHRGYMLRVIAKKEGPGKGYVTMMDCNGYQETLKFTSCEEGYMTKTVEVFPESGRVRIEMGETEGTFYVDSIELLCMKGYTSNNNPHTGNMYEQSYNGNYNQNTSDVYHQGYTNNYKQDSSSMYNQNYTNNDDLHSNCTCNQGHNSGCTCNQGYNR; from the coding sequence ATGTTTACAAGTGGTACGAAAAATACGTTAAAAATAGAAACGACAGATTATGAAATAGATCAAGCAGCCATTTCGATAGAATGTATGTCAGATGAACATTCTCCCAAAGAAAAAATGATGTTATGGAATGAAGTAAAACGGGCAAAACAACTTAGTCAGTCTCGAAATTTACTCCCAAATGGGAACTTTGGAGACTTTTCTGGGAATGATTGGACATTCAGTAATGATATTATCATAGGATCCAATAATCCTATTTTTAAAGGGAACTTTCTTCAGATGCGTGGAGCACGAGATATATATGGAACCATATTTCCAACCTATATCTATCAAAAAATAGATGAATCCAAATTAAAACCATATACACGTTATCGAGTAAGAGGCTTTGTAGAAAGTAGTAAAGATCTGAAATTAATGGTAACACGTTACGGGAAAGAAATTGACGCCATTATGGATGTTCCAAATGATTTGTCTTATATGCAGCCTAGCCCTTCATGTGGAGATTATCGCTGTGAAACATCATCTCAGTATGTGAGCCAAGGGGGGTATCCTACACTAACAGATGGATATGCTCTTGATATGTATGCATGCCCGTCAAGTTCAGATAAAAAACATGTTATGTGTCACGATCGTCATCCATTTGATTTTCATATTGACACCGGAGAAGTAGATACAAATACAAACGTAGGTATCGATGTTTTATTTAAAATTTCTAATCCAGACGGATACGCTACAGTAGGGAATCTAGAAGTCATTGAAGAAGGGCCACTAACAGGCGAAGCATTAGCGCATGTGAAACAAAAGGAAAAGAAATGGAAACAACACATGGAGAAAAAACGTTGGGAAACACAACAAGCCTATGATCCAGCAAAACAGGCTGTAGATACATTATTTACAAATGAACAAGAGTTACACTATCATATTACTTTAGATCATATTCAAAACGCTGATCGACTGGTACAGTCGATTCCATATGTATACCATGCTTGGTTACCGGATGCTCCAGGTATGAACAATGATTTATATACAGGCTTACATGCACGTATAGCGCAAGCACGTTATTTATATGATGCACGAAATGTCATAACAAATGGTGACTTTACACAAGGATTAACGGGATGGCACGCAACAGGAAAGGCAGCGGTACAACAAATGGATGGATCTTCTGTATTAGTTCTATCCAACTGGAGTGCCGGGGTATCTCAGAACCTGCATGCTCAAAATCATCGTGGATATATGTTACGTGTGATTGCCAAAAAAGAAGGTCCTGGAAAAGGGTATGTAACGATGATGGATTGTAATGGATATCAGGAAACACTTAAGTTCACTTCTTGCGAAGAAGGATATATGACAAAAACAGTAGAGGTATTCCCGGAAAGTGGTCGTGTACGAATTGAAATGGGAGAAACAGAGGGTACGTTTTATGTAGATAGCATCGAGTTGCTTTGTATGAAAGGGTATACTAGCAATAATAACCCGCACACGGGTAATATGTATGAGCAAAGTTATAATGGAAATTATAATCAGAATACGAGCGATGTGTATCACCAAGGATATACAAACAACTATAAACAAGACTCTAGTAGTATGTATAATCAAAATTATACTAACAATGATGACCTGCATTCCAATTGCACATGTAACCAAGGGCATAACTCTGGCTGTACATGTAATCAAGGATATAACCGTTAA
- a CDS encoding insecticidal delta-endotoxin Cry8Ea1 family protein, whose protein sequence is MNSYQNTNGYEILESSSNNTNTPNRYPFANDPNIFPIILNDCPGKPWQDTWKSISNFISVMVSMAGFISSPGVLIGIPALLGIVNLLIPSSGPSVAALSICDLLSIIRKEVDESVLNDAVADFNGKLTNYKEYYLYSLQEWLSAGKPNDSRLSNVVEYFKKSEEGFNEILAGSLSRQNAQILLLPTFAQAANVQLLLLRDAVQYKKEWGALLSAEKVGSELISPTIDYGQRLKDKIAQYAKYCVFWYQEGLNQIKEEGAGTITWLKFNKFRREMTLAVLDIIALFPIYDFEKYPLGTNVELTREIYTDPVGYSGGNYRWEGLFSFNSLEANGTRGPGLVTWLQAIDIYSHSVFTQPGYLIGWGGTRHYEDYTKGNGAFQRMSGTTSNDPHPISFGNTDIFKISSLARVELQPFVGYSIPRYRTSRAEFFPTTLNTLLYERNSSGYSQTIESVLPGIDKDLPPSARNYSHRLSNAACVQYETSVVNVFGWTHTSMTRNNPIYPDKITQIPAVKAFALENGAYVSAGPGDTGGDVVTLPYLGRLKIRLTPAPTNKNYRVRIRYATSYGASLMVQRWSPSGSESDYFGSSPTGPYPTFGYMNTLVTTFNQSGVEIIIENRHYSNIIIDKIEFLPDDLTTLESEGERNLEKTKKAVNDLFIN, encoded by the coding sequence ATGAATTCATATCAAAATACAAATGGATATGAAATATTGGAATCTTCATCGAATAACACAAATACGCCAAACAGATATCCTTTTGCAAATGATCCAAATATTTTTCCTATTATCCTGAACGATTGTCCGGGAAAACCATGGCAAGATACGTGGAAATCAATCTCGAATTTCATAAGTGTTATGGTAAGCATGGCAGGATTCATAAGCTCACCTGGTGTACTAATTGGAATTCCTGCACTATTGGGAATAGTAAACCTACTAATTCCATCTTCTGGTCCATCTGTGGCAGCACTTTCTATATGTGATTTATTATCTATAATTCGTAAAGAGGTAGACGAGAGTGTTTTAAATGACGCGGTTGCAGATTTTAACGGTAAATTGACTAATTATAAAGAGTATTATCTTTATTCTCTTCAGGAGTGGCTTAGTGCAGGTAAACCAAATGATAGCAGACTTAGTAATGTAGTTGAGTATTTCAAAAAGTCTGAAGAAGGTTTCAATGAAATTCTAGCAGGATCATTATCAAGGCAGAATGCTCAAATATTATTATTGCCTACGTTTGCGCAAGCTGCAAATGTACAGTTATTACTATTAAGGGATGCCGTTCAATATAAAAAAGAATGGGGAGCATTGTTGAGTGCGGAGAAAGTAGGATCGGAATTAATATCACCTACTATTGATTATGGTCAGCGATTAAAAGATAAAATAGCACAGTATGCCAAGTATTGTGTATTTTGGTATCAGGAGGGTTTAAATCAGATAAAAGAGGAGGGGGCAGGTACTATAACTTGGTTGAAATTTAATAAATTTCGTAGAGAAATGACGTTGGCGGTATTGGATATTATCGCTCTATTTCCAATTTATGATTTTGAAAAATATCCATTAGGAACAAATGTAGAGTTAACTAGGGAAATTTATACAGACCCAGTGGGATATTCAGGGGGAAATTATCGTTGGGAAGGGCTTTTTAGCTTTAATTCGCTAGAAGCTAATGGAACACGGGGACCTGGTTTAGTTACTTGGCTTCAAGCTATAGATATATATAGTCATTCTGTTTTTACTCAACCTGGTTATCTTATCGGCTGGGGAGGAACTCGTCATTATGAAGACTACACAAAGGGTAACGGTGCTTTTCAACGTATGTCTGGAACTACGAGTAATGATCCACATCCTATTAGTTTCGGCAATACTGATATATTTAAAATTAGTTCATTAGCTAGAGTTGAATTGCAACCATTTGTTGGGTATTCAATCCCACGGTATCGTACTTCACGTGCAGAATTTTTTCCGACAACACTAAATACTTTACTATATGAGAGAAACAGTTCTGGGTACTCACAGACAATTGAATCTGTGTTACCAGGTATTGATAAGGATCTACCACCTAGTGCTAGAAATTACTCTCATAGATTATCAAATGCGGCATGTGTTCAATATGAAACCTCCGTAGTTAACGTATTTGGTTGGACACATACAAGTATGACAAGAAATAATCCAATTTATCCAGATAAAATTACACAAATACCGGCTGTGAAAGCTTTTGCTTTAGAAAACGGCGCTTATGTTAGCGCTGGACCTGGTGATACAGGAGGAGATGTAGTAACGTTACCATATCTTGGGCGTTTAAAAATACGTTTAACTCCTGCACCCACGAATAAAAATTACCGCGTTAGAATCCGCTATGCAACTTCTTATGGCGCTAGTTTAATGGTACAAAGATGGTCACCGAGTGGTTCTGAGAGTGACTATTTTGGTTCTTCACCTACGGGTCCTTATCCTACATTCGGATATATGAATACCTTAGTTACTACATTTAATCAATCAGGTGTTGAAATAATTATAGAAAATCGACATTATAGCAATATTATCATTGACAAAATTGAATTTTTACCGGATGATTTAACAACTTTAGAATCTGAAGGAGAACGGAATTTAGAAAAAACAAAGAAAGCGGTGAACGATTTATTTATCAATTAA
- a CDS encoding recombinase family protein produces MKIGYVRVSTVDQNLDLQIDALKAYGCDEIFEDKLSGIAGKRPGLEKALQYVRPGDSLVVWRLDRLGRTMHHLIQIVNELNEQGVSFYSVQENITMDRSSATGQLMFHLFASFAEFERNLIRERTEAGRIAARDRGRFGGRPEKLGEKEQQMIQTLVSKKTPIKDIAQILKISRTTVYRYLQK; encoded by the coding sequence TTGAAAATTGGTTATGTTCGTGTATCAACTGTAGATCAAAATTTGGATTTACAAATAGATGCTTTAAAGGCGTATGGATGTGATGAAATATTTGAAGATAAGTTGAGTGGCATCGCCGGAAAAAGGCCCGGCCTTGAAAAAGCTCTTCAATATGTGAGACCTGGTGATTCTCTTGTAGTCTGGCGACTTGATCGTTTAGGTAGAACGATGCATCATCTTATCCAAATTGTAAATGAATTAAATGAACAGGGCGTTAGTTTCTATAGTGTACAAGAAAATATCACGATGGATCGCTCTAGCGCTACAGGACAATTAATGTTTCACTTATTTGCTTCTTTTGCAGAATTTGAAAGAAACCTCATTCGTGAACGGACAGAAGCGGGACGAATTGCTGCAAGGGATCGGGGACGTTTTGGTGGAAGACCTGAAAAATTAGGAGAAAAAGAACAACAAATGATACAAACACTCGTGTCTAAGAAAACCCCCATTAAAGATATTGCGCAAATATTAAAGATTTCTCGTACAACAGTGTATCGTTATTTACAGAAATAG
- a CDS encoding DeoR family transcriptional regulator, with protein sequence METKSTVEIARVRSGKEPQSGQKNRSSGNFSTENLPAGTKYLKWEIEGGGDPDFISFNVMEDKSAATDPTHFSGVLSGNRTSVISKRSLYIATPKNATSEFTVIVSAMVQ encoded by the coding sequence ATGGAAACAAAATCCACAGTAGAAATTGCAAGAGTAAGATCAGGAAAAGAGCCACAATCAGGACAGAAAAATCGTTCAAGTGGCAACTTTAGCACTGAGAATCTTCCTGCAGGAACAAAATATTTGAAATGGGAGATTGAAGGTGGCGGGGACCCAGATTTTATTAGTTTTAATGTAATGGAAGATAAGTCGGCTGCAACGGATCCTACTCATTTCTCTGGTGTATTAAGCGGAAATCGGACAAGTGTTATATCTAAAAGATCTCTTTATATTGCCACCCCTAAGAATGCTACCTCTGAATTTACTGTAATTGTATCTGCCATGGTTCAATAA
- a CDS encoding TasA family protein, giving the protein MSWKKKLGVGVVSAALSLSLIGGGTYAYFSDQVVTNNELAAGTLDLAMQPTTSLNLDNLKPGDKILKKFNLKNSGTLDIKDVLMKVDYTVYDIKRDNQEDDFGKHIKVQFIWDWDPAKSPVYETTLAELKSQNPEVTYHKVFLAKWVETGGLKAGKMDWFWIKFIFEDNNMDQNMFQGDSITMKMEFQANQTEGQER; this is encoded by the coding sequence ATGTCTTGGAAAAAGAAATTAGGTGTGGGAGTGGTTTCAGCCGCTCTTAGCTTATCTTTAATCGGTGGGGGGACATATGCTTATTTTAGTGATCAGGTTGTGACAAATAACGAATTAGCCGCGGGGACATTAGATCTTGCTATGCAGCCTACCACTTCTCTTAATTTAGATAATTTAAAACCTGGGGATAAAATTTTAAAGAAATTCAATTTAAAAAATAGTGGTACGTTAGATATTAAAGATGTCCTAATGAAAGTAGATTATACCGTGTACGATATAAAACGAGATAATCAGGAAGACGATTTCGGTAAACATATTAAAGTACAATTTATTTGGGATTGGGATCCAGCTAAAAGTCCTGTATACGAAACAACCCTTGCAGAATTAAAATCACAAAATCCGGAAGTCACGTATCATAAAGTATTCCTTGCAAAATGGGTAGAGACGGGTGGATTAAAGGCAGGGAAGATGGATTGGTTCTGGATAAAGTTTATCTTTGAAGATAATAATATGGACCAGAATATGTTCCAGGGAGATAGTATTACGATGAAAATGGAGTTCCAAGCGAATCAAACAGAAGGACAAGAAAGATAA